One Vanessa cardui chromosome 4, ilVanCard2.1, whole genome shotgun sequence genomic window carries:
- the LOC124543998 gene encoding troponin I isoform X21, which produces MADDEKKRLEEAKKAKQAEIDRKRAEVRKRMEEASKAKKAKKGFMTPERKKKLRLLLRKKAAEELKKEQERKAAERRRIIEERCGKPKNIDDANEAELQTICQMYWHRIYNLEGDKYELERAIAIRKLEISDLNSQVNDLRGKFVKPTLKKVSKYENKFAKLQKKAAEFNFRNQLKVVKKKEFTLEEEDKEAKKAEKADWAIGKK; this is translated from the exons ATGGCGGATGATGAA aaAAAACGTCTCGAGGAG GCGAAGAAGGCCAAACAGGCCGAAATCGACCGCAAGCGTGCTGAGGTGCGCAAGCGCATGGAGGAAGCCTCCAAGGCCAAGAAGGCGAAGAAAGGTTTCATGACCCCCGAGAGAAAGAAGAAGCTTAGG TTGCTCCTGCGTAAAAAAGCCGCTGAGGAATTAAAGAAAGAACAGGAACGCAAAGCAGCCGAGAGAAGGCGTATCATCGAAGAGAGGTGCGGTAAACCCAagaacattgacgatgcaaaCGAAG CGGAACTGCAGACGATATGTCAAATGTACTGGCACAGAATATACAACCTTGAGGGGGATAAATATGAACTAGAACGAGCTATCGCAATTAGGAAATTGGAG ATCTCCGACCTGAACTCCCAAGTCAATGACCTCAGAGGAAAAtt cgTCAAACCAACACTCAAGAAGGTGTCCAAATACGAGAACAAATTCGCCAAGCTCCAGAAGAAGGCGGCTGAGTTCAACTTCCGTAACCAGTTGAAGGTCGTCAAAAAGAAGGAATTCACCCTCGAAGAAGAAGACAAAGAG GCTAAGAAGGCAGAGAAAGCTGATTGGGCTATCGGAAAGAAGTGA
- the LOC124543998 gene encoding troponin I isoform X20 encodes MADDEKKRLEEAKKAKQAEIDRKRAEVRKRMEEASKAKKAKKGFMTPERKKKLRLLLRKKAAEELKKEQERKAAERRRIIEERCGKPKNIDDANEAALTSIITGYHQRIAKLEEEKYDHEMEVARRDFEISDLNSQVNDLRGKFVKPTLKKVSKYENKFAKLQKKAAEFNFRNQLKVVKKKEFTLEEEDKEAKKAEKADWAIGKK; translated from the exons ATGGCGGATGATGAA aaAAAACGTCTCGAGGAG GCGAAGAAGGCCAAACAGGCCGAAATCGACCGCAAGCGTGCTGAGGTGCGCAAGCGCATGGAGGAAGCCTCCAAGGCCAAGAAGGCGAAGAAAGGTTTCATGACCCCCGAGAGAAAGAAGAAGCTTAGG TTGCTCCTGCGTAAAAAAGCCGCTGAGGAATTAAAGAAAGAACAGGAACGCAAAGCAGCCGAGAGAAGGCGTATCATCGAAGAGAGGTGCGGTAAACCCAagaacattgacgatgcaaaCGAAG CGGCTCTCACGAGCATCATAACCGGTTACCATCAGCGTATCGCGAAGCTCGAAGAGGAGAAGTACGACCACGAGATGGAAGTGGCTCGCAGAGATTTCGAG ATCTCCGACCTGAACTCCCAAGTCAATGACCTCAGAGGAAAAtt cgTCAAACCAACACTCAAGAAGGTGTCCAAATACGAGAACAAATTCGCCAAGCTCCAGAAGAAGGCGGCTGAGTTCAACTTCCGTAACCAGTTGAAGGTCGTCAAAAAGAAGGAATTCACCCTCGAAGAAGAAGACAAAGAG GCTAAGAAGGCAGAGAAAGCTGATTGGGCTATCGGAAAGAAGTGA
- the LOC124543998 gene encoding troponin I isoform X22: protein MADDEAKKAKQAEIDRKRAEVRKRMEEASKAKKAKKGFMTPERKKKLRLLLRKKAAEELKKEQERKAAERRRIIEERCGKPKNIDDANEDTIKRVCKDYHTRIANLEDEKFDLEYIVKRKDMEISDLNSQVNDLRGKFVKPTLKKVSKYENKFAKLQKKAAEFNFRNQLKVVKKKEFTLEEEDKEAKKAEKADWAIGKK, encoded by the exons ATGGCGGATGATGAA GCGAAGAAGGCCAAACAGGCCGAAATCGACCGCAAGCGTGCTGAGGTGCGCAAGCGCATGGAGGAAGCCTCCAAGGCCAAGAAGGCGAAGAAAGGTTTCATGACCCCCGAGAGAAAGAAGAAGCTTAGG TTGCTCCTGCGTAAAAAAGCCGCTGAGGAATTAAAGAAAGAACAGGAACGCAAAGCAGCCGAGAGAAGGCGTATCATCGAAGAGAGGTGCGGTAAACCCAagaacattgacgatgcaaaCGAAG ATACTATTAAGAGGGTTTGCAAAGACTACCACACCCGCATTGCCAACCTTGAGGACGAAAAGTTTGATCTGGAATACATCGTTAAGAGGAAAGATATGGAG ATCTCCGACCTGAACTCCCAAGTCAATGACCTCAGAGGAAAAtt cgTCAAACCAACACTCAAGAAGGTGTCCAAATACGAGAACAAATTCGCCAAGCTCCAGAAGAAGGCGGCTGAGTTCAACTTCCGTAACCAGTTGAAGGTCGTCAAAAAGAAGGAATTCACCCTCGAAGAAGAAGACAAAGAG GCTAAGAAGGCAGAGAAAGCTGATTGGGCTATCGGAAAGAAGTGA
- the LOC124543998 gene encoding troponin I isoform X23, with protein MADDEAKKAKQAEIDRKRAEVRKRMEEASKAKKAKKGFMTPERKKKLRLLLRKKAAEELKKEQERKAAERRRIIEERCGKPKNIDDANEAMLKRIIQEYYDRLYVCEGQKWDLEHEVRKRDYEISDLNSQVNDLRGKFVKPTLKKVSKYENKFAKLQKKAAEFNFRNQLKVVKKKEFTLEEEDKEAKKAEKADWAIGKK; from the exons ATGGCGGATGATGAA GCGAAGAAGGCCAAACAGGCCGAAATCGACCGCAAGCGTGCTGAGGTGCGCAAGCGCATGGAGGAAGCCTCCAAGGCCAAGAAGGCGAAGAAAGGTTTCATGACCCCCGAGAGAAAGAAGAAGCTTAGG TTGCTCCTGCGTAAAAAAGCCGCTGAGGAATTAAAGAAAGAACAGGAACGCAAAGCAGCCGAGAGAAGGCGTATCATCGAAGAGAGGTGCGGTAAACCCAagaacattgacgatgcaaaCGAAG CAATGCTCAAGAGAATAATACAGGAGTATTATGACCGCTTGTATGTGTGTGAGGGCCAGAAGTGGGATTTGGAACATGAAGTCAGGAAAAGAGATTATGAG ATCTCCGACCTGAACTCCCAAGTCAATGACCTCAGAGGAAAAtt cgTCAAACCAACACTCAAGAAGGTGTCCAAATACGAGAACAAATTCGCCAAGCTCCAGAAGAAGGCGGCTGAGTTCAACTTCCGTAACCAGTTGAAGGTCGTCAAAAAGAAGGAATTCACCCTCGAAGAAGAAGACAAAGAG GCTAAGAAGGCAGAGAAAGCTGATTGGGCTATCGGAAAGAAGTGA
- the LOC124543998 gene encoding troponin I isoform X19, which translates to MADDEKKRLEEAKKAKQAEIDRKRAEVRKRMEEASKAKKAKKGFMTPERKKKLRLLLRKKAAEELKKEQERKAAERRRIIEERCGKPKNIDDANEAMLKRIIQEYYDRLYVCEGQKWDLEHEVRKRDYEISDLNSQVNDLRGKFVKPTLKKVSKYENKFAKLQKKAAEFNFRNQLKVVKKKEFTLEEEDKEAKKAEKADWAIGKK; encoded by the exons ATGGCGGATGATGAA aaAAAACGTCTCGAGGAG GCGAAGAAGGCCAAACAGGCCGAAATCGACCGCAAGCGTGCTGAGGTGCGCAAGCGCATGGAGGAAGCCTCCAAGGCCAAGAAGGCGAAGAAAGGTTTCATGACCCCCGAGAGAAAGAAGAAGCTTAGG TTGCTCCTGCGTAAAAAAGCCGCTGAGGAATTAAAGAAAGAACAGGAACGCAAAGCAGCCGAGAGAAGGCGTATCATCGAAGAGAGGTGCGGTAAACCCAagaacattgacgatgcaaaCGAAG CAATGCTCAAGAGAATAATACAGGAGTATTATGACCGCTTGTATGTGTGTGAGGGCCAGAAGTGGGATTTGGAACATGAAGTCAGGAAAAGAGATTATGAG ATCTCCGACCTGAACTCCCAAGTCAATGACCTCAGAGGAAAAtt cgTCAAACCAACACTCAAGAAGGTGTCCAAATACGAGAACAAATTCGCCAAGCTCCAGAAGAAGGCGGCTGAGTTCAACTTCCGTAACCAGTTGAAGGTCGTCAAAAAGAAGGAATTCACCCTCGAAGAAGAAGACAAAGAG GCTAAGAAGGCAGAGAAAGCTGATTGGGCTATCGGAAAGAAGTGA
- the LOC124543998 gene encoding troponin I isoform X18 has translation MADDEKKRLEEAKKAKQAEIDRKRAEVRKRMEEASKAKKAKKGFMTPERKKKLRLLLRKKAAEELKKEQERKAAERRRIIEERCGKPKNIDDANEDTIKRVCKDYHTRIANLEDEKFDLEYIVKRKDMEISDLNSQVNDLRGKFVKPTLKKVSKYENKFAKLQKKAAEFNFRNQLKVVKKKEFTLEEEDKEAKKAEKADWAIGKK, from the exons ATGGCGGATGATGAA aaAAAACGTCTCGAGGAG GCGAAGAAGGCCAAACAGGCCGAAATCGACCGCAAGCGTGCTGAGGTGCGCAAGCGCATGGAGGAAGCCTCCAAGGCCAAGAAGGCGAAGAAAGGTTTCATGACCCCCGAGAGAAAGAAGAAGCTTAGG TTGCTCCTGCGTAAAAAAGCCGCTGAGGAATTAAAGAAAGAACAGGAACGCAAAGCAGCCGAGAGAAGGCGTATCATCGAAGAGAGGTGCGGTAAACCCAagaacattgacgatgcaaaCGAAG ATACTATTAAGAGGGTTTGCAAAGACTACCACACCCGCATTGCCAACCTTGAGGACGAAAAGTTTGATCTGGAATACATCGTTAAGAGGAAAGATATGGAG ATCTCCGACCTGAACTCCCAAGTCAATGACCTCAGAGGAAAAtt cgTCAAACCAACACTCAAGAAGGTGTCCAAATACGAGAACAAATTCGCCAAGCTCCAGAAGAAGGCGGCTGAGTTCAACTTCCGTAACCAGTTGAAGGTCGTCAAAAAGAAGGAATTCACCCTCGAAGAAGAAGACAAAGAG GCTAAGAAGGCAGAGAAAGCTGATTGGGCTATCGGAAAGAAGTGA